From a single Desulfitobacterium chlororespirans DSM 11544 genomic region:
- a CDS encoding CpaF/VirB11 family protein: MSSPFKRTSNIRDYKLVLDEVQEYMSTRYASAFEGDSVRKAAQIKLYIKQYLEEKNLGVQDLTTMQLVDKIYSEMKEASFLTEYLDSKETEEINMNAWDDIKVTKWDGDIHTLDEHFNSPQHALDVIKRLLRPSGAILDDESPMVRGHLRNNIRITAYAPPVIDAKAGVAASIRIINPQHLSKDDFVRKGTAEPLMLEQLILFLRYGISICISGSVGCGKTTTLSLLLEAVRRHKRIFTIEVENREFDLVEKDEHGKTITNVVHTVTRRSDDPKRVIDVEKLLEYALTSNPDIVCIGEMKSSEAYGAQEAANTGTAVLTTTHANSCEATYPRIRTLCKKKYDLKDETLDGMIAEGFPIVAFQKQLEDKSRKIMEITECEVLRNGEKKLHTLWRFNVEENLIEDGKTVIKGDFEKAETISEKMQKRLIQNGMTQSMLNQFFLGGGTPYDTVLNSISSVGGGELFAPKIVAGGNGR, translated from the coding sequence ATGAGTAGTCCGTTTAAACGTACCAGTAATATCAGGGATTATAAGTTGGTTTTAGATGAAGTCCAGGAGTACATGTCCACCAGGTATGCCTCGGCCTTTGAAGGAGACAGTGTTCGAAAAGCGGCTCAGATTAAGCTCTATATTAAGCAATACTTGGAGGAGAAGAATCTTGGGGTTCAGGATCTGACCACAATGCAATTGGTGGATAAGATCTATTCCGAGATGAAAGAGGCTTCCTTTTTGACGGAATACCTTGATTCTAAAGAGACCGAAGAGATCAATATGAACGCCTGGGACGATATTAAAGTTACCAAGTGGGATGGAGATATCCATACTCTCGATGAGCATTTCAATTCACCTCAACATGCCTTAGATGTTATTAAGCGTTTATTAAGGCCATCAGGCGCGATTTTAGATGATGAGTCCCCTATGGTAAGAGGCCATTTACGCAACAATATACGGATTACGGCTTATGCTCCTCCGGTTATCGACGCTAAAGCAGGGGTGGCGGCATCCATTCGTATTATCAATCCGCAACACTTAAGCAAAGACGATTTTGTCAGGAAAGGTACAGCAGAGCCTTTGATGTTGGAACAGCTAATTTTATTCCTTCGCTATGGTATCAGCATTTGCATTTCTGGCTCAGTTGGCTGTGGAAAAACAACCACACTATCCTTGCTCTTGGAAGCAGTACGGCGGCATAAACGTATTTTTACCATCGAGGTAGAGAACCGGGAATTCGATTTGGTTGAGAAAGATGAGCATGGCAAAACTATAACCAATGTAGTGCATACGGTTACTCGGCGCAGTGATGATCCAAAGCGGGTTATCGATGTGGAAAAACTTTTGGAGTATGCCCTCACAAGCAACCCGGATATTGTTTGTATCGGAGAGATGAAAAGCTCAGAGGCTTATGGTGCCCAGGAAGCGGCAAACACGGGAACTGCCGTCCTTACGACGACTCATGCTAATTCCTGTGAAGCGACTTATCCAAGAATAAGAACTCTATGCAAGAAGAAGTATGATCTTAAAGACGAAACTCTTGATGGAATGATTGCTGAAGGATTTCCGATTGTGGCCTTCCAAAAACAATTGGAAGACAAGTCCCGGAAAATTATGGAGATTACCGAATGCGAGGTTCTTCGCAATGGAGAAAAAAAATTGCATACTTTATGGCGCTTCAATGTGGAAGAGAACCTTATTGAGGATGGAAAAACGGTCATTAAAGGGGATTTTGAAAAAGCCGAAACCATCTCTGAGAAAATGCAAAAACGCCTGATCCAAAATGGAATGACTCAATCAATGCTTAATCAATTTTTCTTGGGAGGAGGAACGCCTTATGATACTGTCCTTAATAGCATTTCTAGCGTTGGTGGTGGGGAGCTTTTTGCTCCTAAAATTGTCGCTGGGGGAAATGGCCGCTGA
- a CDS encoding DUF4320 family protein, producing MKVLRDKRGEGYLDTAIQVLASCIVLALALAVYPVVIGKFELNRFADDLKRQVEITGQTGSKMEAEIQSLKEDTKLNPNVHIDANTIDGSRIQFGDEFTITLTHDFDIGFGPFGSWPITLPARATGKSEVYW from the coding sequence ATGAAGGTATTACGAGATAAACGAGGGGAAGGTTATTTGGATACGGCCATTCAAGTTTTAGCATCCTGCATTGTTTTGGCATTAGCTCTGGCCGTATATCCTGTAGTCATTGGCAAATTTGAGCTGAATCGATTTGCCGATGATTTGAAACGGCAAGTGGAAATTACCGGACAAACAGGGAGCAAAATGGAAGCGGAAATACAATCCCTTAAAGAGGATACCAAATTGAATCCAAACGTACACATTGATGCCAACACTATCGATGGGAGCCGAATTCAATTTGGGGACGAGTTTACAATAACTTTAACTCATGATTTTGATATTGGGTTCGGTCCCTTTGGCTCATGGCCGATAACGTTGCCAGCCAGGGCGACCGGCAAAAGTGAGGTGTATTGGTAA
- a CDS encoding primase C-terminal domain-containing protein, translated as MLSDVFCDVLPETSPFKVIELGTNHGFVFGSNIKSDSRILWTVPELETKGFTYVTAATFFGRKRQRRYVRHVLAFVCDFDTPVGTTPEEIIDLYYAAGLPLPELIVATATPGHYQAWNILDEPLRLSNDLLRAKTSMIHDAMIEALGADPCAVGVERWVRRPTVENTVYVDDFSRTSWDELCDWYEARRPVKAAKAKTQKVVYIGTLLATPAGRRIQEPVAEKGERNRWAYGLGLCLWDAGVPVQEIHTKMHEWNKGLQKPLTMAEVEKIYRSVLTGRHHASPRVLSSITGLSAQIKGWYKWAKPRDRRRDHVSEVKEDIIGDLLSHGSVHETQKAWAERLGVAYRTLKLAIAQLRKEGSLEAATGRGKYAQSSYNLSEGYLNSLVVSSAELPVAAGAEGLFSHGVLKGHTAISPLKGISTLCGEVVPGDRNGSRMPGIKVLTEEGCRSG; from the coding sequence ATGCTTTCTGATGTTTTTTGCGATGTGTTGCCTGAGACTAGCCCCTTTAAGGTGATCGAGCTTGGAACGAATCATGGGTTTGTTTTTGGCTCGAATATTAAATCTGATTCACGTATTCTCTGGACTGTTCCGGAGTTAGAAACTAAAGGGTTTACATATGTCACGGCCGCGACATTTTTTGGGCGGAAGCGGCAGCGCAGGTATGTTCGGCATGTTTTAGCTTTTGTTTGTGATTTTGATACGCCGGTAGGTACAACTCCGGAAGAGATCATAGATTTGTATTATGCGGCTGGGCTGCCTCTTCCGGAGTTGATCGTGGCCACTGCGACACCTGGCCATTATCAGGCGTGGAATATCCTTGATGAGCCTCTACGACTCAGCAATGATCTTCTGCGGGCAAAAACTAGCATGATTCATGATGCTATGATTGAAGCTTTGGGAGCTGATCCGTGTGCAGTGGGTGTTGAACGCTGGGTGCGTCGGCCGACGGTGGAGAACACCGTGTACGTTGATGATTTCAGCAGAACATCCTGGGATGAATTATGCGATTGGTATGAGGCTAGACGGCCGGTTAAGGCGGCAAAAGCTAAAACTCAGAAGGTTGTTTATATCGGAACGCTGCTGGCCACTCCGGCCGGGAGACGCATCCAGGAGCCGGTCGCAGAAAAGGGGGAGAGGAACCGCTGGGCTTATGGCCTGGGACTTTGTCTGTGGGATGCTGGTGTTCCTGTTCAGGAGATACATACGAAAATGCATGAATGGAATAAAGGGCTTCAGAAGCCATTGACCATGGCCGAAGTGGAGAAGATCTATCGGTCGGTACTTACGGGGCGGCATCACGCCTCCCCCCGTGTCCTTTCGTCCATAACTGGGCTATCTGCACAGATAAAGGGCTGGTATAAGTGGGCCAAACCCAGGGATAGAAGAAGGGATCATGTGTCGGAGGTAAAGGAGGATATTATTGGAGATCTGCTGTCTCATGGGTCGGTGCATGAGACTCAAAAGGCCTGGGCTGAGCGCCTGGGTGTGGCCTATAGAACCTTGAAACTAGCTATTGCACAGCTCCGTAAGGAGGGCAGTTTAGAAGCTGCGACGGGTAGGGGGAAGTATGCCCAGAGTTCCTACAATCTCTCTGAGGGATATTTAAATTCACTTGTGGTTTCTTCTGCAGAACTTCCGGTGGCTGCCGGCGCGGAAGGCTTATTTTCGCATGGGGTTTTAAAGGGGCATACTGCCATTTCACCCCTTAAGGGTATCTCTACTTTGTGTGGAGAGGTGGTGCCTGGGGATAGGAATGGGTCAAGGATGCCTGGGATAAAGGTTCTTACGGAAGAAGGGTGTAGAAGTGGCTGA
- a CDS encoding helix-turn-helix transcriptional regulator encodes MGVKNRLKEIRHQKFFDKKKDIAEFLGLAPTNYSRYEHQHVQPSLEMALKMAKKLNMKVEDIVYLEESPDK; translated from the coding sequence ATGGGAGTAAAGAACCGACTAAAAGAAATCAGGCATCAGAAGTTTTTTGATAAGAAGAAAGATATTGCAGAGTTTCTTGGACTGGCTCCAACAAACTACAGCAGGTATGAACACCAACACGTTCAACCCTCTCTGGAAATGGCTCTTAAAATGGCTAAAAAACTTAATATGAAAGTAGAAGATATTGTCTACTTAGAAGAATCCCCAGATAAATAG
- a CDS encoding DUF6019 family protein, producing the protein MFDINAAIGLLITYVSIIILTFLVAYMIIKTAVRNGVREANRNAIEKQELQLQALTDLVSALVQDKYKKPGDQ; encoded by the coding sequence GTGTTCGATATAAACGCAGCAATAGGACTGCTAATCACGTATGTATCCATTATTATTCTCACATTTTTGGTAGCTTATATGATTATCAAGACAGCTGTCAGAAATGGAGTCCGGGAAGCCAACCGTAACGCTATCGAGAAACAAGAGTTGCAATTGCAAGCCCTTACCGATCTCGTATCTGCACTCGTTCAGGATAAATACAAAAAGCCAGGAGACCAATAA
- the cpaB gene encoding Flp pilus assembly protein CpaB has protein sequence MFKIFKKKDKEVVKVQKEPSSGREKAKFKSEQESKPKGKLELNLDQFKNRTAIGIACIALAFMIVFGLSPLINKAATAQTTIVRISKDIEAGERITADKLEKVTVGGYNLPDNVIKSTEEVLGQYATMGLKKGDYILSSKVSSDSFFNSPYLYNLPEGKVAISVSLKSQANGLSGKLQNGDIISIIALDGQGAEKKALQLPELTYVEVLAAVTKKGIDNTQKDQSDSKEQDEIATAILSVNPTQALKLAEYEENGKLHMTLVCRGNEELKSQLLETQEKYFEQTLKANDDGVQEGDDHE, from the coding sequence ATGTTTAAGATATTTAAAAAGAAAGACAAAGAGGTTGTAAAGGTGCAAAAGGAGCCATCATCGGGGAGGGAAAAGGCGAAGTTCAAGTCGGAGCAAGAATCGAAACCAAAGGGCAAGTTGGAGCTGAACCTGGATCAGTTCAAGAACCGGACGGCTATAGGGATTGCATGTATTGCCCTTGCCTTTATGATCGTTTTTGGGCTGTCGCCTCTGATCAACAAAGCAGCTACGGCTCAGACGACGATTGTCAGGATCAGCAAGGATATTGAAGCAGGGGAAAGAATTACTGCCGATAAACTTGAGAAGGTGACGGTAGGAGGATATAATCTTCCGGACAATGTCATCAAAAGCACTGAGGAAGTGTTAGGGCAGTACGCGACAATGGGCTTAAAAAAAGGCGATTATATCCTCAGCTCCAAGGTCTCTTCAGACTCTTTTTTCAATAGCCCTTATTTGTATAACCTTCCTGAAGGTAAAGTGGCGATTTCGGTATCCCTCAAAAGTCAGGCCAATGGGCTTTCCGGAAAGTTGCAAAACGGAGATATCATTTCCATCATTGCCTTGGATGGACAGGGTGCAGAAAAAAAGGCCCTGCAGCTGCCTGAGCTAACCTATGTCGAGGTTTTGGCAGCGGTAACGAAAAAGGGGATAGATAATACCCAAAAGGATCAGTCGGATTCCAAGGAGCAAGATGAAATTGCCACGGCTATTTTATCTGTAAATCCTACCCAAGCGTTGAAGTTGGCTGAGTACGAAGAGAATGGCAAGTTGCATATGACTCTGGTATGCCGGGGAAATGAGGAACTGAAGAGTCAGTTGTTGGAAACTCAAGAAAAGTATTTCGAACAGACTCTAAAGGCTAATGATGATGGAGTGCAGGAGGGAGACGATCATGAATAA
- a CDS encoding type II secretion system F family protein — protein sequence MLLKLSLGEMAADIIQKLQTEKKTLRGMVEAAEGKRKRGVRKLINETWDILVVTQKTNMFSILTLLAVIFFFAGILIGLMTKNYFLIPILSCGFFLLPFWYVIFTANAYKKQLNGELETGLSIITTSYVRSNDFIRAVEENINILNPPLVDPFRAFLNENKLITSNVKLALERLREKIDNEVFKEWVDQVIACQQDKSLKFTLYPIVEKLSDIRTVGLDLEYLIYGPIKDFVSMTALVLGSVPLLFFLNKSWYNNIMHTSIGKATLAGVVLVIFWALAGMVRSSRPIEYKR from the coding sequence TTGCTCCTAAAATTGTCGCTGGGGGAAATGGCCGCTGATATCATTCAGAAGCTGCAGACCGAAAAGAAGACGCTTAGAGGGATGGTTGAAGCTGCAGAAGGAAAGCGGAAGCGCGGGGTTAGGAAACTTATTAACGAAACCTGGGATATTCTTGTGGTTACACAGAAGACGAATATGTTTTCAATTTTAACTCTGTTGGCTGTCATCTTTTTCTTCGCAGGAATACTGATCGGGCTGATGACCAAGAACTATTTTCTCATCCCGATCCTCTCCTGCGGATTTTTCTTGTTGCCTTTCTGGTATGTGATCTTTACAGCCAATGCTTACAAAAAACAGCTTAATGGAGAACTTGAAACAGGACTGTCGATCATAACGACTTCTTATGTCCGGTCAAATGACTTCATCAGAGCCGTTGAGGAAAATATAAACATCTTGAATCCTCCCCTGGTTGATCCCTTTAGAGCTTTCCTCAATGAAAACAAATTAATTACCTCTAATGTTAAACTGGCATTAGAGCGCCTACGCGAAAAAATTGACAATGAGGTCTTTAAGGAATGGGTCGATCAGGTGATCGCTTGTCAGCAAGATAAAAGTCTTAAGTTTACCCTTTATCCCATCGTAGAAAAATTATCGGATATAAGGACTGTGGGCTTGGATCTGGAGTATCTCATATACGGTCCGATAAAGGATTTTGTCTCCATGACAGCATTGGTCTTGGGCAGCGTTCCTTTGCTTTTTTTTCTTAATAAAAGCTGGTACAACAATATTATGCATACCAGTATTGGGAAAGCGACCTTGGCGGGGGTTGTCCTGGTCATATTTTGGGCTTTGGCCGGCATGGTACGTTCGTCCAGGCCGATTGAGTACAAAAGGTAG
- a CDS encoding Ig-like domain-containing protein: MRDIRKTRVMLGLLVTVLISNCFISLTPEKVIAHSGRTDSSGGHRDNKNASGLGSYHYHHGYGPHLHPNGICPYEAPAEIAVSSVSIASSKDTLDIGDSIELKAEMHPANATNKSVSWASSDTNIITVNSTGTITAVGVGTAVITVQSNNGMKDSTSISVIKPVEGISIEEDGLSFLVGEVKVLTANVTPTDATDMSVSWSSTDPSIIEVNDTGEAVAKSIGTATITAKTANGISDSIEVEVLELEENIPASSLPVKEADLTKKEDKTDPDNNGFESIVGIGILGAIAFAVRKAKKGRK, translated from the coding sequence ATGAGAGATATCAGAAAAACACGGGTGATGCTTGGGCTATTAGTTACTGTTTTGATAAGCAATTGTTTTATTTCATTAACTCCTGAGAAGGTTATTGCTCATTCTGGAAGGACAGATTCTAGCGGTGGCCATAGAGATAATAAAAATGCAAGCGGTTTAGGGAGCTATCACTATCATCATGGTTATGGACCACATTTACATCCGAATGGCATATGTCCCTATGAAGCTCCAGCTGAGATTGCGGTTTCTTCGGTTTCGATAGCTTCTAGCAAAGATACTTTAGACATTGGGGACAGTATTGAACTAAAAGCTGAGATGCATCCAGCAAATGCAACGAATAAGTCTGTTTCTTGGGCATCCAGTGATACAAATATTATAACTGTAAATAGTACCGGAACAATTACTGCTGTCGGAGTTGGAACGGCTGTGATTACTGTGCAGTCTAATAATGGGATGAAGGATAGTACCTCAATATCCGTTATTAAGCCGGTAGAAGGAATTTCGATTGAAGAGGACGGTCTTTCATTTTTAGTCGGTGAAGTTAAGGTACTGACGGCTAATGTAACCCCTACAGATGCCACTGATATGTCTGTTTCCTGGTCATCAACTGATCCAAGTATTATTGAGGTCAACGATACCGGTGAGGCAGTGGCCAAGAGTATTGGTACTGCTACTATCACAGCAAAAACGGCTAATGGGATATCTGATAGTATAGAGGTCGAAGTACTAGAGCTGGAGGAAAACATTCCTGCAAGTTCTTTACCTGTAAAGGAGGCGGATTTAACCAAAAAGGAAGATAAAACTGATCCTGACAATAATGGCTTCGAGAGTATTGTTGGTATAGGCATTTTAGGAGCCATAGCATTTGCGGTTCGAAAGGCTAAGAAGGGGAGAAAGTAA
- a CDS encoding VirB4 family type IV secretion system protein, translating to MAKKRTEAIPVNNALLNVIAPIGLTFTRNTLTIGENKGKVYGIIQYHQDPDYGWLSKITNIPGTIVTITFSPTDPGTFIDTLSTSIRNNRGTMESTKDPLTRQRAERTADNAEKTMAQIDQDGESVGLMSVVLMPITRDDQTFTKVCRKVESTVKGLKCKVRTLSQLQKEGLKMLSPFYTTDSKVENITQRPVPLSSFIGGFPFSSSGYNDGKGSYLAKDAAGGLIIVDPWFRGGDRTNSNFVITGIIGVGKSTVLKSIALDEYKRGTRLIFIDPHGEMKELCYNLDGDWINAGGGRKGKVNPLQIREPAKDEDDEEIKLYEDNENGMGYMALYMKNLEIFFSLYIPSLTDRQKAILKGEIIELYNRFNIDWDTDIKELKPTDYPIMENLHNQIAEKAHDKKNPYQKDYDDLALLLRDIASGSDSFLWNGHTTIHSDAQCVCLDTKNLQSTSDNIKSAQYFNLFGWAWDETVKNPKERIMIFADETYYFVDPKVPQSLLFLRNYSKGARKFEGALVTAFHSCADVLDPEVKRYGQPLLEMPCFKILMGTDGTNLKETKELYNLTDAEEELLASKQRGQALLMIGSKRMKANFEIPDYKFEYMGTAGGR from the coding sequence ATGGCAAAAAAACGAACGGAAGCGATACCTGTTAATAATGCTTTACTCAATGTCATTGCCCCCATAGGGCTTACTTTTACTCGTAATACGCTTACGATAGGCGAAAATAAAGGCAAAGTATACGGTATCATCCAATATCATCAGGACCCGGATTATGGGTGGCTTTCAAAAATAACAAATATACCCGGCACGATTGTAACCATTACTTTTTCCCCAACAGATCCAGGGACATTTATTGATACCCTATCTACTTCCATCAGAAATAATCGGGGAACTATGGAGAGCACGAAAGATCCTCTAACACGGCAAAGGGCAGAAAGGACAGCGGATAATGCTGAAAAAACTATGGCTCAGATTGATCAGGACGGTGAGTCTGTTGGATTGATGAGCGTTGTGCTTATGCCTATTACCCGTGATGATCAGACGTTTACAAAAGTTTGTCGAAAAGTTGAAAGCACAGTTAAGGGATTAAAGTGCAAGGTTCGGACCTTGTCACAATTACAAAAAGAAGGCCTCAAGATGCTATCGCCTTTTTACACAACAGATAGCAAAGTTGAGAACATAACCCAACGCCCTGTTCCATTGTCTAGCTTTATCGGCGGCTTTCCATTTTCATCCAGTGGTTACAATGATGGAAAAGGTTCTTATCTTGCAAAGGATGCTGCAGGGGGGCTCATTATTGTTGACCCATGGTTCCGTGGGGGAGATAGAACAAATAGCAACTTTGTTATTACTGGGATTATTGGTGTTGGTAAATCCACAGTACTCAAAAGTATCGCACTTGACGAATATAAGAGAGGAACCAGGCTTATTTTTATTGATCCACACGGAGAGATGAAGGAATTATGTTACAATCTCGACGGAGATTGGATTAATGCTGGTGGAGGTAGAAAGGGAAAAGTGAATCCCTTGCAAATACGGGAACCGGCTAAAGATGAAGATGACGAAGAGATAAAGCTGTACGAAGACAATGAAAACGGAATGGGATACATGGCTCTTTACATGAAAAACTTGGAGATTTTCTTTAGTCTTTATATACCATCATTAACTGATAGACAAAAGGCGATTTTAAAAGGTGAGATAATAGAGCTTTATAATCGATTCAATATCGATTGGGATACGGATATAAAAGAACTAAAGCCCACTGATTATCCAATTATGGAGAATTTGCATAATCAGATTGCTGAAAAAGCCCATGACAAGAAGAACCCTTATCAAAAAGACTATGATGATTTAGCGTTATTGCTTAGAGATATAGCTTCTGGCTCGGACAGTTTCTTATGGAATGGTCATACGACGATTCATTCCGATGCGCAGTGTGTATGCTTGGATACTAAAAATTTACAAAGTACGTCGGATAATATTAAATCCGCACAATATTTTAATTTATTTGGTTGGGCTTGGGATGAAACAGTCAAAAATCCCAAAGAACGGATTATGATTTTTGCTGATGAAACCTATTATTTTGTGGATCCAAAAGTCCCTCAAAGCTTGCTCTTTTTAAGAAATTATTCGAAAGGGGCTAGAAAATTTGAGGGAGCTTTAGTTACTGCTTTCCATAGTTGCGCCGATGTTCTTGATCCGGAAGTAAAAAGATATGGGCAGCCTTTACTAGAAATGCCATGTTTTAAAATCCTCATGGGTACAGATGGAACAAACCTGAAAGAAACCAAGGAACTCTATAACCTTACGGATGCCGAAGAAGAGCTCCTGGCCAGTAAGCAGCGTGGCCAGGCGTTATTGATGATAGGCTCTAAACGAATGAAAGCTAATTTCGAAATACCTGACTATAAATTTGAGTACATGGGTACAGCCGGTGGAAGGTAA
- a CDS encoding TadE/TadG family type IV pilus assembly protein: MSKLRTLIRDKRGLSYPLVAAIVLSLMMLMMVGYEYMRIQIIASGVRNAVQAATLTVANDNAEMAYGGIKNGYSGGYARSDTVWLPSLNTGDIYAEIDRILGTKPQGGHHVKIADDWKEFEVYGLMVDVVNAPFTPEHTERDKTLFIMSRITLEVPVLFMGNQVDVMMTDLVVSSDYMAKF, translated from the coding sequence TTGTCGAAGTTGAGAACGCTGATTAGAGATAAACGGGGACTAAGTTATCCTTTGGTCGCTGCCATAGTGTTGTCGCTCATGATGCTGATGATGGTAGGCTATGAATACATGCGGATACAGATTATAGCTTCCGGAGTGCGCAATGCGGTTCAAGCAGCAACATTGACTGTAGCTAATGATAATGCTGAGATGGCTTATGGTGGTATAAAAAACGGTTATTCAGGCGGGTATGCGCGTTCAGATACAGTATGGTTACCTAGTCTTAATACGGGAGATATCTACGCAGAAATAGACCGGATTCTTGGTACAAAACCGCAGGGAGGGCACCATGTCAAAATAGCTGATGACTGGAAGGAATTTGAAGTCTACGGGCTGATGGTCGATGTGGTGAACGCTCCATTTACTCCGGAGCACACTGAGAGGGACAAGACTCTTTTTATTATGTCACGGATTACCCTAGAAGTCCCGGTCTTGTTTATGGGAAATCAAGTGGATGTAATGATGACTGATTTAGTGGTTTCGTCAGATTATATGGCCAAATTTTAA
- a CDS encoding tyrosine-type recombinase/integrase, translating into MQKYLESYIYHISIERNLSKGTIGNYKKEIEAFMEFFKSKWPEQDIVYLCEHEEVIKKYLYKLVEVNKNKARTVNRKTTILRGFFNHLIISKEFPEIKSTPMLNIKGQKVEKTIPIFLSAEQCEQFLYGIKFFSRYATRDYAIFQVFLSTGARLTEIAKLELNQVNLHAGIIKLYGKGRKERLVALTESAAEALKLYLSCGDNKDPAKKGRVPKLGTNIVFLNKYGKPFDETGKGMYMLLIDLAKRSGIYKKGLSPHKLRHTFATLLLSNGCNIVELQKLLGHTSLNSTEIYTHILDEDMLNRVRSTHPLNKKYINDDFVSKIKNGKNK; encoded by the coding sequence ATGCAAAAGTATTTAGAGTCTTATATTTATCACATTTCAATCGAACGTAATTTATCAAAGGGAACTATAGGAAATTATAAAAAAGAGATCGAAGCTTTTATGGAATTTTTTAAGTCAAAATGGCCGGAACAAGACATAGTATATCTTTGCGAACATGAGGAAGTGATTAAAAAATACCTCTATAAGTTAGTGGAAGTTAACAAGAATAAGGCCAGAACGGTTAATAGGAAGACAACAATTTTAAGGGGCTTTTTTAATCATCTGATTATCTCGAAGGAATTTCCGGAAATTAAATCTACACCAATGCTCAATATAAAGGGACAGAAGGTAGAAAAGACGATACCGATATTTTTATCTGCAGAACAATGTGAGCAGTTTCTTTATGGGATCAAGTTTTTCAGTAGGTACGCTACAAGAGATTACGCGATATTTCAGGTTTTTCTTAGCACAGGAGCAAGGCTCACAGAAATAGCCAAATTAGAGCTGAATCAAGTAAACCTCCACGCGGGGATAATAAAGCTATACGGGAAAGGGCGCAAAGAGAGACTGGTTGCGCTGACAGAGAGTGCTGCGGAGGCTCTAAAACTGTATCTATCTTGTGGAGATAATAAAGACCCCGCTAAAAAGGGCAGGGTTCCTAAATTGGGTACAAATATTGTATTTTTAAATAAGTATGGAAAGCCTTTTGATGAAACCGGGAAAGGGATGTATATGCTGTTAATCGACCTTGCGAAAAGAAGTGGGATTTATAAGAAAGGATTGAGCCCACATAAGCTAAGGCACACATTCGCAACGCTGCTCTTGAGTAATGGGTGCAATATTGTCGAATTACAAAAATTACTTGGCCACACTTCTCTAAATTCAACGGAAATCTATACTCATATTTTAGATGAAGATATGCTCAATAGGGTAAGGAGTACACATCCGTTGAATAAAAAATATATCAATGATGACTTCGTAAGTAAAATTAAAAATGGAAAAAATAAATAG
- a CDS encoding M23 family metallopeptidase: protein MAGPVASKALLHLATMATNEDGRRKLILLFSIPIALVLLLLMMFAYILASPLSFLAGFFSDPKEMAALQAFRAEHGDKIRLQTGMIILNGKYPMPANGVITSPYGPRIHPVTGKSGFHTGIDIAPEWHSEITSVADGQVVKVGIDSIYGNYLLIRHDYPDETFYSFYAHLSEVIALPDQEVFTGDVVALEGGDPDNDPNPGTSTGHHLHFEIRTNRFAWSHTDPIPYLYPPQPQAAGEGGGET, encoded by the coding sequence ATGGCCGGACCTGTTGCATCTAAAGCCCTTCTTCATCTGGCCACAATGGCGACCAACGAAGATGGCAGAAGGAAGCTTATCCTTCTTTTTTCAATACCCATTGCTTTGGTTCTCTTACTCCTGATGATGTTTGCCTATATCTTAGCCAGCCCGCTATCGTTTTTAGCGGGTTTTTTTTCTGATCCAAAAGAGATGGCGGCTCTTCAGGCTTTCCGGGCTGAGCATGGTGATAAGATTCGTCTGCAAACTGGGATGATTATCTTGAACGGAAAATACCCGATGCCTGCTAATGGTGTGATTACTTCACCCTATGGCCCACGGATTCACCCGGTTACAGGGAAGTCAGGCTTTCATACCGGCATTGATATTGCTCCTGAATGGCATAGCGAAATCACTTCTGTTGCCGATGGGCAAGTGGTCAAGGTCGGTATCGATTCAATTTATGGTAATTATCTTCTGATTCGGCATGACTATCCGGATGAGACGTTCTATTCTTTCTACGCTCATCTGTCGGAAGTTATCGCTCTCCCAGACCAGGAGGTCTTCACGGGTGATGTTGTGGCTCTCGAAGGGGGAGATCCGGACAATGACCCTAATCCTGGTACGAGTACAGGTCATCATTTGCATTTTGAAATTCGGACAAATAGGTTTGCCTGGAGCCATACTGATCCGATTCCATATCTTTATCCTCCGCAGCCACAAGCAGCGGGAGAGGGGGGAGGGGAGACATGA